A genomic window from Sulfurospirillum diekertiae includes:
- a CDS encoding response regulator transcription factor yields the protein MKILILEDNERLGNLMVEALEQKKYRIDLFKDGKIALKAIDNGYDCFILDINVPGIDGLSLLKEIRVMDASTPAIIISANVELDTIQEAYSKGCDEYLKKPFYMYELETKIEKLCKPKICLVSLPEGFSYSMEQEILLYGEGEEVKLAKKEILLLNLFTKNLNKNISFERIEQYVWGGELTTTENIRALVKRLRKKLPEDTIENQGGIGYRLHYEH from the coding sequence ATGAAAATATTGATACTTGAAGATAATGAACGACTCGGTAACCTTATGGTTGAAGCACTTGAGCAGAAAAAGTACCGTATTGACCTTTTTAAAGATGGGAAAATAGCGTTAAAGGCCATTGATAATGGCTATGATTGTTTTATTTTAGATATCAATGTCCCTGGTATTGATGGTCTGAGCCTGCTAAAAGAGATCCGTGTTATGGATGCTTCTACACCCGCTATTATCATCAGTGCCAATGTTGAGTTGGATACAATTCAAGAGGCTTACAGTAAAGGGTGCGATGAATATCTCAAAAAACCTTTTTACATGTACGAATTAGAAACTAAAATCGAAAAACTTTGCAAACCAAAAATTTGTCTCGTTTCACTTCCTGAAGGTTTTAGCTACTCTATGGAGCAAGAAATTCTTCTTTATGGAGAAGGAGAAGAGGTGAAGCTTGCCAAAAAAGAGATTTTACTGCTCAATCTTTTTACTAAAAATCTCAATAAAAACATCTCTTTCGAACGCATTGAACAGTATGTTTGGGGCGGAGAACTTACAACGACCGAAAATATAAGGGCACTCGTCAAGCGCCTTCGCAAAAAACTCCCTGAAGATACTATAGAAAATCAAGGTGGTATAGGGTATCGCCTACATTATGAACATTAA
- a CDS encoding MFS transporter translates to MNIKSFFATREQLLYLLAAAVPIAFTTWNALLNNFVVEMARFDGEKIGLLQSIREVPGLLAFSIVFVLIIFRQQTAAYLSLLLLGLGTLLTGFFPSVIGLYVTTLIMSVGFHYLETLHSSLSLQWISKDQAPSFLGKISALRSFIALFTLAILYVMMKIFDIGYIAVYVLSGGITMLLAIVTWIGFEHFKDDIVQETKLFLRKKYWLFYVLTFLAGARRQIVVVFAGFLLVEKFHFTVENMLLLLIVNTILNMVCAPYAGKLIERFGETLSLKLEYISIVLIFILYGLVQSQTMAVSLYILDNLFYTIAIALKTYFQKIADPKDIAVTSGVASAINHIAAVFLPFTLGIVWIYSISAVFFIGAAIAMIAFLLTFLLPKKERV, encoded by the coding sequence ATGAACATTAAATCTTTCTTTGCTACACGTGAGCAACTTCTCTATCTTTTAGCGGCTGCTGTTCCTATTGCTTTTACGACATGGAATGCTCTTTTAAATAACTTTGTGGTTGAAATGGCTAGGTTTGATGGTGAAAAAATTGGTTTACTGCAAAGTATTCGTGAAGTTCCTGGGCTCCTAGCCTTTAGCATTGTCTTTGTTTTGATAATTTTTCGTCAACAAACAGCGGCTTACCTCTCTTTATTACTCTTAGGACTCGGAACACTTTTGACAGGTTTTTTCCCTTCAGTCATCGGACTTTACGTTACAACATTGATTATGTCTGTGGGATTTCACTATCTTGAAACATTACATAGTTCTCTTTCACTGCAATGGATTAGTAAAGATCAAGCGCCTTCTTTTCTTGGTAAAATCTCAGCCCTTCGATCTTTTATAGCACTCTTTACGTTGGCAATACTTTATGTTATGATGAAAATCTTTGATATAGGCTATATCGCTGTTTATGTGCTCAGCGGTGGAATCACTATGCTTTTAGCCATCGTAACATGGATCGGGTTTGAACATTTTAAAGACGATATTGTCCAAGAAACCAAGCTGTTTCTACGCAAAAAATATTGGCTTTTTTATGTACTCACTTTTCTTGCCGGAGCACGCCGTCAGATTGTGGTTGTTTTTGCAGGATTTCTTTTAGTAGAGAAGTTTCATTTTACTGTTGAAAATATGCTTTTACTTCTCATTGTCAATACGATTTTAAATATGGTCTGCGCACCTTACGCAGGAAAACTCATAGAACGCTTTGGTGAAACGCTTTCCTTAAAATTAGAATATATTTCAATTGTTCTCATTTTTATCCTTTATGGTTTGGTACAATCACAAACGATGGCAGTATCGCTTTATATCTTAGATAATCTCTTTTATACTATTGCTATTGCCTTAAAAACGTATTTTCAAAAAATAGCCGACCCTAAAGATATTGCTGTCACATCAGGGGTTGCTTCGGCTATTAACCATATTGCGGCCGTTTTTCTGCCTTTTACCTTAGGAATTGTTTGGATTTATTCTATCAGTGCTGTCTTTTTTATAGGAGCAGCCATTGCGATGATTGCATTTTTATTAACATTTTTACTACCTAAAAAGGAGCGTGTGTGA
- a CDS encoding SixA phosphatase family protein: MKKIYLIRHAKSSWKDETIDDFERPLNSRGKRDVAFMGKRLKLFDVKPDIIYTSPAKRAEKTAKELVKEMNYDKKKIKLIDTLFESSYEQYMELIHATDDHYSSIFIIAHNPTITEVGERLSGAILSNIPTCAIVCISFEVESFKEITEESGHILFFDYPKKHLKD; this comes from the coding sequence ATGAAAAAAATCTATTTAATCAGACATGCCAAGTCAAGCTGGAAAGATGAAACCATAGATGATTTTGAAAGACCCCTTAATAGTAGGGGAAAACGCGATGTTGCGTTTATGGGAAAGCGTCTTAAACTGTTTGATGTGAAGCCTGACATTATCTATACAAGCCCTGCGAAAAGAGCTGAAAAAACAGCTAAAGAGCTTGTGAAAGAGATGAATTACGATAAAAAGAAAATAAAACTTATCGATACTCTTTTTGAGAGTTCATATGAGCAGTATATGGAGCTTATCCATGCTACAGACGATCACTATAGTTCGATATTTATTATTGCACACAACCCAACCATCACCGAAGTGGGTGAGCGTTTAAGTGGTGCTATTTTAAGTAATATTCCTACCTGTGCCATCGTTTGTATTAGTTTTGAGGTGGAGAGCTTTAAAGAAATTACCGAAGAGAGCGGACACATTCTCTTTTTTGATTATCCCAAAAAGCACCTCAAAGATTAA
- a CDS encoding CorA family divalent cation transporter, with amino-acid sequence MIHLYDQIDRFHLLDIKNATHPSMFVEESNYDILILALPTSRDKELKIDSYAFVFDGTSCYWYDKNVQEFIDFKTMEKVYELLNEKTNIAMKMLTSLHESIDWMEEQLYDNAQLSSFMRYWLNTKKDLSRINRLLTLSVEVLESFIESYLKEENFLSIHFKDIHEHLSRTNRSSLLAIDKLNNLYNFYTSRNNERMNKTIYLLTIFSGIFLPLNLIVGYFGMNTHGLPLDGIANGSTIVAFLLGCCAMLMAGVILYFGKKV; translated from the coding sequence ATGATACATTTATACGACCAGATCGATCGTTTCCACCTTTTAGATATTAAAAATGCAACTCATCCTTCCATGTTTGTGGAAGAATCCAACTATGATATTTTAATCTTAGCGCTACCCACCTCACGCGACAAAGAGCTTAAAATTGACTCGTATGCTTTTGTGTTCGATGGAACTTCATGCTATTGGTACGATAAAAACGTGCAAGAATTTATAGATTTTAAAACGATGGAAAAAGTCTATGAATTACTGAATGAAAAAACAAATATTGCAATGAAAATGTTAACTTCTTTGCATGAAAGTATTGATTGGATGGAAGAGCAGTTATATGACAATGCTCAGTTGAGTTCATTTATGCGCTATTGGCTTAACACAAAAAAAGATCTCAGTCGAATTAACCGCCTTCTAACACTGAGTGTTGAAGTTTTGGAGAGTTTTATTGAAAGCTATCTCAAAGAAGAAAATTTTTTATCCATTCATTTTAAAGATATTCACGAACATTTAAGTCGTACCAATCGCTCCTCTTTACTGGCAATCGACAAGTTAAATAACCTTTATAATTTTTACACCAGTCGCAATAATGAACGCATGAACAAAACCATCTACCTTTTGACAATTTTCTCTGGAATTTTTCTTCCCTTAAATCTCATTGTTGGTTATTTTGGTATGAATACACATGGATTGCCCCTAGATGGCATCGCTAATGGATCAACAATTGTTGCATTTTTATTGGGATGTTGTGCCATGTTAATGGCGGGAGTTATTTTATATTTTGGTAAAAAAGTTTAA
- a CDS encoding tyrosine-type recombinase/integrase, giving the protein MRYTVDAKERFELSLLFWLDRFIKSKLTSLSNRHVEENAKLSAIIGALNHGSTTMDELKNLAKEARNIGLIGINLFINPLEKFYYYIVPMGLTSLKEIDEELLSEFLASQTGSLSDATKKNYRMAVVSLFKFIDKQNEDAKGNSHQFRIELKNWGGLGGKKGEKLPAHMYKEELSRFFKAIEETEFKPYVQAKNRLLIKMIIFTGMRVSEALDLKLKDMVKDEDYYIFQIRGKGNKPRTAMIKVEQIEHDLSEWMSYRSSENPLLFQSRTGKPLTQAYVSYIMDKILMTAGIRKEKNGAHMLRHTFATLLYQKNRDLILVQEALGHSDLNTSRIYTHFDKERLKIAANTMDDVQ; this is encoded by the coding sequence ATGCGCTACACGGTGGATGCGAAAGAGCGTTTTGAGTTAAGTTTGCTCTTTTGGCTTGATCGGTTTATTAAGTCGAAACTGACCTCTCTTTCCAACCGCCATGTCGAAGAAAATGCCAAGCTCTCCGCCATTATTGGCGCGCTCAATCATGGTAGTACAACGATGGATGAGCTAAAAAATCTTGCTAAAGAGGCACGTAATATTGGGCTAATTGGCATCAATCTTTTTATCAATCCGCTGGAGAAATTTTACTATTACATTGTACCTATGGGGTTGACGTCTCTTAAAGAGATTGATGAAGAACTTTTGAGTGAATTTCTTGCCTCTCAAACAGGCTCACTCTCCGATGCCACAAAGAAAAATTACCGTATGGCGGTTGTTTCACTCTTTAAATTTATTGACAAACAGAACGAAGACGCTAAAGGTAATTCACATCAATTTCGCATTGAGCTTAAGAACTGGGGCGGTCTTGGTGGTAAAAAAGGTGAGAAACTTCCGGCTCACATGTATAAAGAAGAGCTCTCACGCTTTTTCAAAGCGATCGAGGAGACGGAGTTTAAACCCTATGTTCAGGCAAAAAATAGACTTTTGATTAAGATGATTATTTTTACAGGTATGCGTGTCAGTGAGGCTTTGGACTTAAAACTAAAAGATATGGTAAAAGATGAGGATTATTACATCTTTCAGATTCGAGGTAAAGGCAATAAACCTCGCACGGCGATGATTAAAGTGGAACAGATTGAGCATGATTTGAGCGAATGGATGAGTTACCGAAGTTCTGAAAATCCCCTTTTGTTTCAAAGCCGTACGGGTAAACCTTTGACGCAAGCGTATGTCAGTTATATCATGGATAAAATCCTCATGACGGCGGGGATTAGAAAAGAAAAAAACGGTGCGCACATGTTGCGCCATACCTTTGCAACACTGCTTTATCAAAAAAATAGAGACCTGATTTTGGTGCAAGAAGCACTCGGACACTCTGATTTGAATACTTCCCGCATTTATACCCATTTCGATAAAGAGCGTTTAAAAATTGCAGCTAATACTATGGATGACGTACAATGA
- the tgt gene encoding tRNA guanosine(34) transglycosylase Tgt: protein MEFQIDKTDGRARACTIKTAHSTIQTPVFMPVGTVGSVKSLDAVDMSEMLGAKIILGNTYHLYLRPNDEVIKHFGGLHGFTKFPNSFLTDSGGFQAFSLSDISKADVNGIMFKSHIDGSSHYFTPEKVLDIQYNFNSDIMMILDDLVALPATKERVALSIKRTTDWAQRAIIYHKQKQSEGIGLHQNIFAIIQGGTDKEFRRISANELCALPFDGFAIGGLSVGESNAEMYDIVEYVTPLMPTDKPRYLMGVGTPEDLVENVERGVDMFDCVMPTRNARNGSLFTSFGKISIKNAKFQRDEAPLDPECDCFTCKHYSRGYLHHLFRSKELTYFRLASIHNLHYYLTLMKQMRQAILEGRFAAFKAEFYAKRAK, encoded by the coding sequence ATGGAATTTCAGATAGATAAAACCGATGGACGTGCTCGCGCATGTACGATAAAAACAGCACACAGTACCATACAAACCCCCGTATTTATGCCTGTTGGAACCGTAGGCAGTGTCAAAAGCTTAGACGCTGTTGATATGAGTGAAATGCTTGGAGCTAAGATAATCTTAGGTAATACGTACCATCTTTATTTGCGTCCCAATGATGAAGTGATTAAACATTTTGGTGGGCTTCATGGCTTTACCAAATTTCCAAACAGTTTTCTAACCGATAGTGGTGGATTTCAAGCCTTTAGTTTAAGTGATATTTCCAAAGCCGATGTCAATGGTATTATGTTTAAAAGCCATATTGATGGCTCATCGCACTACTTTACGCCTGAGAAGGTGCTTGATATTCAGTACAACTTTAATTCTGACATTATGATGATCCTAGATGATCTTGTTGCCCTTCCTGCAACCAAAGAGCGTGTTGCTCTGTCCATTAAGCGCACAACCGATTGGGCTCAACGTGCGATTATCTACCATAAACAAAAACAATCTGAGGGTATAGGACTTCATCAAAACATTTTTGCGATCATTCAAGGTGGAACCGATAAGGAATTTCGTCGTATCAGCGCGAATGAGCTGTGTGCCCTACCCTTTGATGGTTTTGCTATTGGAGGGCTCAGCGTGGGTGAAAGCAATGCGGAGATGTATGACATTGTTGAATACGTCACGCCTCTGATGCCAACGGATAAGCCACGTTATTTAATGGGAGTTGGAACGCCTGAGGATTTGGTGGAAAACGTGGAGCGAGGGGTGGATATGTTTGATTGTGTCATGCCAACGCGTAACGCGCGTAACGGTTCACTCTTCACCTCATTTGGAAAAATCAGCATCAAAAATGCTAAGTTTCAAAGAGATGAAGCACCGCTTGATCCTGAGTGTGACTGCTTTACATGTAAACATTACTCGAGAGGTTATTTGCACCATCTTTTCCGCTCAAAAGAGCTGACCTACTTTAGACTTGCGTCTATTCACAATCTTCATTACTACTTGACTTTAATGAAACAGATGCGTCAAGCGATCCTTGAAGGACGCTTTGCTGCTTTTAAAGCAGAATTTTACGCGAAACGAGCCAAATAA
- a CDS encoding COG3400 family protein — translation MKKILIIADGILAKQFLEKVMETEAGENNYTIVTYKEETIPKKRPENFKFFEFDPTSYEKLAIILNEQFFQIMIIMSNELDVKATYTNIRRVDSKVRIVIMDRWDLKIEDKRLLMLNSREILASRFTDHLPNTPIVAQNIGLGIGEIMEVSVPVGSSYAYRHLASIEQSKWKIAAIYRSNTLILPRPALMLLPNDLLLMIGDPKVLQSVFKSIKRELGQFPSPFGSSIYCIIDMLRMDDTEIDTLINDALLLHSKLNSNKLHVKIINPTYSKTLEKIKGYSNHHIHVMIDYFETSPRKVLREDTEKMDIGLIVVMNNFFQKNKRTLYKTKLPIFKMGKRGFGGLNQGVVLSNDAHEIEQESSVIFDVATQLSLELKLYSYNPDHENAKNSLIEHFDNLSKIFGREVDVVQSDKNPLVKLRNKNNILQFIPFSSKILEANFFSIFSTDMEKLHFKLANNYQLFIPINA, via the coding sequence ATGAAAAAAATTTTGATCATCGCTGATGGCATTCTAGCAAAACAATTTTTAGAAAAGGTTATGGAAACCGAAGCTGGAGAAAATAACTACACTATCGTGACCTATAAAGAAGAGACTATACCTAAAAAACGCCCTGAAAATTTTAAATTTTTCGAATTTGATCCTACAAGTTACGAAAAGCTTGCGATCATTCTCAATGAGCAGTTTTTTCAAATCATGATTATTATGTCCAATGAACTGGATGTTAAAGCCACCTACACCAACATTAGACGCGTGGACAGTAAAGTGCGCATCGTCATCATGGACAGATGGGATTTAAAAATTGAAGATAAACGTCTTTTGATGCTCAACTCCCGTGAAATTCTCGCTTCTCGTTTCACCGACCATCTTCCAAACACGCCGATTGTCGCTCAAAATATTGGACTTGGCATTGGTGAAATCATGGAAGTTTCTGTGCCTGTGGGAAGCTCTTACGCCTACCGACATCTCGCTTCTATTGAGCAGAGTAAATGGAAAATTGCAGCCATCTACCGCTCAAATACACTTATTTTACCGCGTCCTGCATTGATGCTTCTTCCGAATGATCTTTTGCTGATGATTGGTGATCCTAAAGTGTTGCAAAGTGTCTTTAAAAGTATCAAACGAGAATTGGGACAATTCCCTTCACCCTTTGGAAGCAGTATTTACTGTATCATTGACATGCTAAGGATGGATGATACAGAGATTGATACACTCATCAATGATGCCTTGTTATTGCACTCCAAACTTAATAGCAACAAATTACATGTAAAGATCATCAACCCGACGTACTCCAAGACACTCGAAAAGATCAAAGGCTACAGCAATCACCATATACACGTTATGATTGACTATTTTGAGACCAGCCCACGTAAAGTCTTGCGTGAAGATACAGAAAAAATGGACATCGGTTTGATTGTCGTAATGAACAACTTTTTCCAAAAAAACAAACGTACACTCTATAAAACAAAATTGCCGATTTTTAAGATGGGTAAACGTGGCTTTGGTGGTCTAAACCAAGGGGTAGTTCTAAGCAATGACGCCCATGAAATTGAGCAAGAATCTTCGGTGATTTTTGATGTGGCAACCCAACTCTCACTTGAACTCAAACTCTACAGCTATAACCCTGATCATGAAAATGCAAAAAATAGCTTGATTGAGCATTTTGACAACCTTTCAAAGATCTTTGGGCGTGAAGTGGATGTGGTGCAAAGTGATAAAAATCCATTGGTAAAACTTCGCAATAAAAACAATATTTTGCAATTTATACCTTTTAGTTCCAAAATTTTGGAAGCTAATTTTTTCTCTATTTTCTCTACAGATATGGAAAAACTTCACTTTAAACTTGCCAATAATTATCAGCTATTTATCCCAATCAATGCATAA
- the aroB gene encoding 3-dehydroquinate synthase, producing the protein MQVNVVLNKTTSKDYSVTIDSLKELIFDTKVLIVTNTTVAALHLEALQKKLFAKELYTVILPDGEMYKNFESLNLILDACFEHRLDRQSLLIAFGGGVIGDMTGFAASIYQRGISFIQIPTTLLAQVDASVGGKTGINNRYGKNLIGSFWQPCAVYCDSAFLKTLPKREFAAGVAEIIKMAVTFDKDFFEWLETHDLHNETHLTTAIHKSIAIKADVVSQDETERGIRAILNYGHTFAHVIENQTQYSTYLHGEAVAIGIVMANALAQKLGLLSKEEGNRIKALLEHYALPTHYDISDPEAFYDAFFLDKKSAHDKITFILANGIGGNDMRNNITKEVVLEALKDVNV; encoded by the coding sequence ATGCAAGTCAATGTTGTCTTAAATAAAACCACTTCAAAAGATTATAGCGTCACAATAGACTCTTTAAAAGAGCTTATTTTTGATACAAAAGTTTTAATCGTAACCAATACCACGGTAGCAGCTCTTCACCTTGAAGCACTCCAAAAAAAACTTTTTGCCAAAGAACTTTATACGGTTATTTTACCCGATGGCGAAATGTATAAAAACTTTGAGAGTCTCAATCTTATTTTAGACGCATGTTTTGAACATCGCTTAGATCGTCAATCTCTTTTAATTGCCTTTGGAGGAGGGGTTATTGGCGATATGACAGGCTTTGCTGCTTCAATTTATCAACGTGGTATTAGCTTTATTCAAATTCCTACGACACTTTTAGCGCAGGTCGATGCGAGTGTGGGTGGTAAAACAGGTATCAACAACCGTTATGGCAAAAACCTCATTGGCTCTTTCTGGCAACCATGCGCCGTTTATTGTGATAGTGCGTTTCTTAAAACTTTGCCAAAGCGTGAATTTGCCGCAGGCGTTGCTGAAATTATCAAAATGGCAGTCACGTTTGATAAAGATTTTTTTGAGTGGCTTGAAACACACGATCTTCACAATGAAACTCATCTTACAACGGCCATTCATAAAAGCATCGCTATCAAAGCCGATGTTGTTTCACAAGACGAAACAGAAAGAGGCATACGCGCCATTTTAAACTATGGACATACGTTTGCGCATGTAATCGAAAACCAAACTCAATACAGCACCTATTTACACGGTGAAGCTGTTGCCATTGGTATTGTGATGGCAAACGCTTTAGCACAAAAACTGGGGCTGTTAAGCAAAGAAGAGGGCAACCGCATCAAAGCTCTCTTAGAGCATTACGCGTTACCAACACATTACGACATCAGTGATCCAGAAGCTTTTTACGATGCTTTTTTCTTAGATAAAAAAAGTGCTCATGACAAAATAACATTTATTTTAGCCAATGGAATTGGTGGCAATGATATGCGTAACAACATTACCAAAGAGGTTGTTTTAGAAGCATTAAAGGACGTCAATGTGTAA
- a CDS encoding mechanosensitive ion channel domain-containing protein, with translation MCKKILWLIFFTCNLLLAETNSTLKLEDAMKTEVLHQKVAAIDETIQNNLWYKRYGNYLSYQKLIEELSTVDAELKKVKTAKDKVSVEKRERLTSKQESLEKQIELLQEFKNSPFSKIIESTDLETYPKITNPLAIISALSYIKKIKQDSMDYKAQIDRLDLLVTKLKEKLALIEEIYQIEPMITNEDMIYDAQKELNAFIVAQEIASTSYSLHVKKVEEATIRITQDITLQMKRAFNIGIFIVVVIVFTLLLKFFAKRYIKDNERFYTANKIINFANVTLIILILLFSYIENVSYLVTVLGFASAGIAIAMKDWFMSILGWMVIIFGGSFHVGDRIKVKKDGLPYVGDIIDISLLRMTVLEDITLTSYMENTRSGRIFFVPNNLIFSAVISNYTHGTMRTVWDGINIYITFGSNHKKAVHIAREITKKYSKGYTDIARKQLNLLRNQYSLKNTNVEPRIFSFVEPQGFCINCWYMTNSYAALSLRGTIGCEIIDAFMQEDDITIAYQTHNINIGKQERPSFPPDELKSPDEKSLF, from the coding sequence ATGTGTAAAAAAATTCTTTGGCTGATTTTCTTTACATGTAATCTTCTTTTAGCAGAAACAAACAGCACTTTAAAACTTGAAGACGCCATGAAAACGGAAGTTCTCCATCAAAAAGTGGCTGCCATTGATGAAACCATCCAAAACAATCTCTGGTATAAGCGTTATGGCAATTACCTAAGTTATCAAAAATTGATCGAAGAGTTATCGACAGTCGATGCCGAACTTAAAAAAGTAAAAACGGCCAAAGACAAAGTTTCTGTTGAAAAACGTGAGAGATTGACCAGTAAGCAAGAGTCGCTTGAAAAACAGATCGAACTTTTGCAAGAGTTTAAAAACTCTCCTTTTAGCAAAATAATTGAGTCAACTGATTTGGAAACGTACCCAAAAATCACGAATCCGCTTGCTATTATTTCAGCACTTTCGTACATCAAAAAGATCAAACAAGATAGTATGGATTATAAGGCACAAATTGATCGTTTAGACTTACTGGTTACAAAACTCAAAGAAAAACTGGCTCTAATCGAAGAAATTTACCAAATTGAGCCTATGATTACCAATGAAGACATGATCTATGACGCACAAAAAGAGCTCAATGCCTTTATCGTTGCACAAGAGATTGCGAGTACCAGTTACTCTTTACATGTAAAGAAAGTGGAAGAGGCAACGATTCGTATCACGCAAGACATTACGTTACAAATGAAGCGTGCCTTCAACATCGGTATATTCATTGTTGTTGTCATTGTTTTTACGCTTTTACTCAAATTTTTTGCTAAACGTTATATCAAAGACAATGAACGTTTTTATACTGCCAATAAAATTATCAATTTTGCCAACGTCACACTGATTATTCTTATTTTACTTTTTTCCTACATCGAAAATGTCTCCTACCTTGTAACTGTTTTAGGTTTTGCCTCTGCGGGTATTGCGATTGCGATGAAAGACTGGTTTATGAGCATCTTAGGATGGATGGTCATCATTTTTGGGGGCAGTTTCCACGTTGGAGATCGTATCAAAGTTAAAAAAGATGGTCTGCCTTATGTTGGCGATATTATCGATATTTCACTCCTGCGTATGACGGTACTTGAAGACATTACCTTAACATCGTATATGGAAAACACGCGCTCAGGAAGAATTTTCTTTGTGCCTAACAATCTCATTTTCTCTGCGGTTATTTCAAACTATACACATGGTACAATGCGCACTGTTTGGGATGGCATTAACATCTACATCACCTTTGGTTCAAACCATAAAAAAGCGGTTCATATAGCACGAGAAATTACCAAAAAATATTCAAAAGGTTACACAGACATTGCACGCAAACAGCTCAATTTACTCCGCAATCAGTACAGCCTTAAAAACACAAACGTTGAACCTCGCATATTTTCATTCGTTGAGCCACAAGGATTTTGTATCAACTGCTGGTATATGACAAACTCGTATGCAGCACTCTCACTTCGTGGAACGATTGGCTGTGAAATTATTGATGCTTTTATGCAAGAAGATGACATTACGATTGCTTACCAAACACATAATATCAATATTGGGAAGCAAGAGCGACCCTCATTTCCACCCGATGAACTAAAGAGTCCTGATGAAAAAAGTCTTTTTTAA
- the mtaB gene encoding tRNA (N(6)-L-threonylcarbamoyladenosine(37)-C(2))-methylthiotransferase MtaB: MKKVFFKTFGCRTNIYDTQVMMENLTDFEVTEVEQEAQIIVVNSCTVTNGADTGVRSYINHVTKEGKKVILAGCGAISKGESLFSQNKVFGVMGHSEKGQINTLLKQEIPFYQIGDLTSLDETIVHEYTGKTKAFIKIQEGCNFRCSYCIIPYVRGNARSQDESKIIEQVQKLALNGYGEFVLTGTNIGSYGKDKGSSLGKLVQRLGAIRGVRRIRLGSIEPVQIDESFREILGEPWLERHLHVALQHTSERMLELMRRRNNVKRDLELFQELSERGFALGTDYITGHPGESEEIWHEAFTTLEQFPLTHLHAFTYSKRDGTPSSTMKPEVKGDVAKERLKSIEALVESKNITFRQKNSAIPLNVLVEEYKDDHYVGYDQFFNKVIIQSNRDILKEWVTIENYAIKQEANYAHF; this comes from the coding sequence ATGAAAAAAGTCTTTTTTAAAACGTTCGGATGTCGCACCAACATCTATGACACCCAAGTGATGATGGAAAACCTTACTGATTTTGAAGTGACCGAAGTCGAGCAAGAAGCCCAGATCATTGTTGTCAACTCCTGCACGGTCACCAATGGTGCGGACACAGGCGTGCGAAGTTACATCAACCACGTCACCAAAGAGGGTAAAAAAGTCATTTTAGCAGGCTGTGGAGCGATCAGCAAAGGCGAGAGTCTTTTTAGCCAAAACAAAGTTTTTGGAGTCATGGGTCACTCAGAAAAAGGGCAGATCAATACGCTTCTCAAACAAGAGATACCGTTTTATCAAATCGGTGATCTCACCTCTTTAGATGAGACAATTGTTCACGAATACACGGGCAAAACCAAAGCGTTTATCAAAATTCAAGAAGGGTGCAATTTTAGGTGTTCCTACTGCATCATTCCTTACGTCAGAGGCAATGCGAGAAGCCAAGATGAAAGTAAAATCATTGAACAAGTGCAAAAACTAGCTCTCAATGGCTATGGTGAATTTGTACTGACAGGCACAAATATCGGCAGTTACGGCAAAGACAAAGGTAGTTCTCTGGGAAAACTCGTTCAACGTTTAGGCGCTATCAGGGGAGTTAGACGCATTCGTTTGGGGAGTATTGAACCTGTGCAGATCGATGAGAGTTTTAGAGAAATTCTAGGCGAACCGTGGTTGGAGCGACATTTACATGTAGCGCTTCAACACACCTCTGAGCGTATGCTAGAGCTTATGCGAAGACGCAACAATGTCAAACGCGACTTGGAACTTTTCCAAGAGCTCAGTGAGCGTGGCTTTGCGCTAGGAACGGATTACATCACAGGACATCCGGGCGAGAGTGAAGAGATTTGGCATGAAGCGTTCACGACTTTAGAACAATTTCCCCTCACACATCTACACGCTTTTACTTACTCAAAACGTGATGGCACGCCTTCAAGTACGATGAAACCCGAAGTCAAAGGTGATGTTGCCAAAGAGCGACTTAAGAGTATAGAAGCCCTTGTAGAGTCGAAAAACATTACTTTTAGGCAAAAAAATAGTGCAATACCTTTAAACGTCTTAGTCGAAGAGTATAAAGATGACCACTACGTCGGATACGACCAATTTTTCAATAAAGTCATCATTCAAAGTAATCGTGACATTCTAAAAGAGTGGGTGACTATTGAAAACTATGCCATCAAACAGGAGGCTAATTATGCGCATTTTTAA